In the Candidatus Cloacimonas acidaminovorans str. Evry genome, one interval contains:
- a CDS encoding radical SAM protein: MNTDYLNLAKAFLYKQRLWQTCGIVCEYGLSLITHKPLVHFYPPALMLEPTNICNLHCPLCLTGNGKLLRPRGMMSLPLFKKICREVQNKIGMLILWSQGEPFLNPDFYAMLEYASKQNFYTMTSTNASLELNIERIVKSGLHKIIISLDGITAETYNKYRINGNFDLVLKNMQELVHQKEKLHSNKPYIVWQFLIMKHNENEIEEVKHLARKLKIDKLEFKTAQIYSSDDLAFLPSDHKYSRYFQQGNKFTLKTQLKNRCIRLWTQPVINWDGEMNICCYDKNGSIKIGNIQEHSFSELWCGKKIQKMRKAILNNRSAFEICQNCGEGIVQKIKMVKGEKVKKWKSGKVE, encoded by the coding sequence ATGAATACGGATTATCTTAACTTGGCAAAAGCATTTTTGTATAAACAGCGTTTATGGCAAACCTGTGGAATTGTTTGTGAATACGGTTTATCACTGATAACCCATAAACCGCTGGTGCATTTTTATCCGCCTGCCTTAATGCTGGAACCGACAAATATTTGTAATTTACACTGTCCTTTATGTTTAACCGGCAATGGAAAATTGCTTCGTCCCAGGGGAATGATGTCTTTGCCGCTATTTAAAAAAATCTGTAGGGAAGTTCAAAATAAAATTGGAATGCTGATTTTATGGAGTCAAGGCGAACCCTTTCTGAATCCCGATTTTTATGCAATGCTGGAATATGCCTCTAAACAAAATTTTTACACTATGACCTCCACTAATGCCAGCTTGGAACTAAACATTGAACGCATCGTGAAAAGCGGTTTGCATAAAATTATTATTTCTCTGGATGGAATTACGGCAGAGACCTATAATAAATATCGGATAAACGGAAACTTTGATCTCGTGCTGAAAAATATGCAGGAACTGGTTCACCAGAAAGAAAAATTGCATAGCAACAAGCCATATATCGTTTGGCAGTTTTTGATTATGAAACATAACGAAAATGAGATTGAAGAAGTTAAACACTTGGCAAGAAAACTGAAAATTGATAAACTGGAATTCAAAACGGCACAAATATACAGTTCTGATGACCTTGCTTTTTTACCTTCCGATCATAAATACAGTCGCTATTTCCAACAGGGCAATAAATTTACTCTGAAAACCCAACTGAAAAATCGCTGCATACGCTTATGGACACAACCGGTTATAAATTGGGACGGGGAAATGAATATCTGCTGCTACGATAAAAATGGTAGCATAAAAATCGGCAATATTCAAGAGCACAGTTTTTCTGAACTTTGGTGCGGAAAAAAGATACAAAAAATGCGTAAGGCAATTTTAAATAATCGTTCCGCTTTTGAAATCTGCCAAAATTGCGGTGAAGGAATTGTGCAAAAAATCAAAATGGTGAAAGGTGAAAAGGTGAAAAAGTGGAAAAGTGGAAAAGTGGAATAG
- a CDS encoding DNA internalization-related competence protein ComEC/Rec2: MEANRKAPAPFLLPVLFWTIGIILAKCFLPGINFQLIIAGGLTIVAIFMRRIRQILLLLLFLFLGMLRFSLCQQESSQLEMLLQEKEHLQQEITFNVTRVFSVEEKRYAIELDSLASYPLQEKIILSTNESLIPGRTYRLLAEIYPLTRDPILDIYPNRYSAVAYQLGKAQEFPNLKVSAIIGRLRYELLSSLEAKLGEDADWAKALLFGESGLKQEYITQLTGAGIIHLIVVSGMHIWFIYLILVSLLRMFFKREIAEFLFLPLILLYAALNNWSPSVTRSIIMISVGILARWLQSPVSGAQTLALSLFIITLLSPLQLFNIGLQLSFVSVLVIFYGLPNFRLFSRDKILNNPFYKVLNDLQDGILLSALISIAITPFTLYYFGTASLNGIIGNTLGIPLSGILLPLSFLVLITPQSWYLTKIFVIVYRAVNILWIRWMQFCYNLPFSLSANYLSLFQAIALAVVILWGFFLIRGKFKFALQAVIPMSLLVTGFMLIPTWQKPEASVYIYNCGVGDCTLIRFANGETMLIDTGGTKKKGFAENILTKSDYSEESWLSKNLLPWLGKKGITKIDYLVLTHLHSDHCGGLITLLNQKKIKHIFVSDESTKQELWNYASKQKYFGTAQIHTVTDTCSFFTGKAKLKFLHPDKSYHPLNENNSSLVCRLDTKQERLLFTGDIEAEAENYLVDNYAQELQADFLKIPHHGSRNSSSSEFLQAVNPQEVWITASSRNSYHFPHPETIKRLQKQQTKIFITGNGTIRKMIDSRSN; this comes from the coding sequence ATGGAGGCAAACAGAAAAGCACCTGCTCCTTTTCTCTTGCCGGTTTTGTTTTGGACTATCGGTATCATCCTGGCAAAATGCTTCCTGCCGGGAATAAATTTTCAATTAATTATAGCCGGTGGATTAACAATTGTTGCTATCTTTATGCGTAGGATACGCCAAATTTTACTGCTGTTACTTTTTTTGTTTTTAGGTATGTTACGCTTTTCTTTATGCCAACAGGAAAGTTCTCAACTGGAGATGTTATTGCAGGAAAAAGAACACCTTCAGCAGGAAATAACTTTTAATGTTACAAGGGTCTTTTCAGTGGAGGAAAAGCGTTATGCCATAGAGCTTGATTCCCTTGCCTCTTATCCTTTGCAAGAAAAAATTATCCTATCTACCAATGAAAGCTTAATCCCAGGCAGAACTTATCGTTTATTAGCGGAAATTTATCCCTTAACCCGCGATCCTATTTTGGATATTTATCCTAATCGTTATTCTGCAGTTGCTTATCAATTGGGCAAAGCACAGGAATTTCCCAACCTAAAAGTTAGCGCTATAATTGGCAGATTGCGTTATGAACTGCTAAGTTCACTGGAAGCTAAATTGGGAGAAGATGCGGATTGGGCAAAAGCATTGCTTTTTGGTGAATCGGGATTAAAGCAGGAATACATTACTCAGCTTACCGGAGCAGGAATTATACATTTGATAGTTGTAAGCGGAATGCATATCTGGTTTATTTATTTGATTCTGGTTTCGCTGTTAAGGATGTTTTTTAAAAGGGAAATAGCGGAGTTTCTTTTTCTACCGTTAATTTTACTTTATGCGGCACTCAATAACTGGTCTCCTTCTGTAACTCGCTCTATTATTATGATTTCAGTAGGTATTTTAGCTCGCTGGCTGCAAAGTCCTGTTTCGGGAGCTCAAACATTAGCTTTATCTTTGTTTATTATAACTCTCTTAAGTCCTTTGCAGTTGTTTAATATAGGACTTCAGCTTTCCTTTGTTTCGGTGCTGGTTATTTTTTACGGATTGCCCAATTTTCGGTTATTTTCCCGGGATAAAATATTGAACAATCCCTTTTATAAAGTGCTTAATGATTTACAAGATGGTATTTTACTTTCGGCGCTTATTTCCATAGCAATAACTCCTTTCACTCTCTATTATTTTGGGACTGCATCTCTAAATGGCATAATTGGCAATACATTAGGCATTCCACTTAGCGGAATATTGCTCCCGCTATCTTTTTTAGTGCTGATAACTCCTCAGAGCTGGTATTTAACAAAAATATTTGTAATAGTTTATAGAGCAGTTAATATTTTATGGATACGCTGGATGCAGTTTTGTTACAACTTGCCTTTTTCCCTGTCTGCCAATTACTTATCTCTGTTTCAGGCAATAGCTTTAGCAGTTGTAATTCTGTGGGGTTTTTTCCTTATTCGCGGTAAATTCAAATTTGCTTTGCAAGCTGTAATTCCTATGTCTCTGTTGGTTACCGGTTTTATGCTGATTCCTACTTGGCAAAAACCAGAGGCAAGTGTATATATTTATAATTGCGGTGTAGGTGATTGCACTCTAATTCGTTTTGCAAATGGTGAAACAATGCTGATTGATACAGGTGGCACAAAAAAGAAAGGGTTTGCGGAAAATATTTTAACTAAAAGCGATTATTCCGAAGAAAGTTGGTTAAGTAAGAATTTACTTCCCTGGCTGGGCAAAAAGGGCATCACCAAAATTGACTATCTTGTTCTTACGCATTTACATAGCGATCATTGTGGAGGTTTGATAACCTTGCTGAATCAGAAAAAAATAAAGCATATTTTTGTCAGCGATGAAAGCACCAAACAAGAGCTCTGGAACTATGCATCTAAACAGAAATATTTTGGAACAGCTCAAATACATACAGTTACGGATACCTGTTCATTCTTTACAGGCAAGGCAAAATTGAAATTCCTGCATCCGGATAAATCCTATCATCCCTTAAACGAGAATAACTCTTCTCTGGTTTGCCGTTTGGATACAAAACAGGAACGCCTTCTTTTTACAGGCGATATTGAAGCCGAAGCTGAAAATTATCTGGTAGATAACTATGCGCAAGAACTGCAAGCGGACTTTTTAAAAATCCCACATCATGGTTCACGCA